GGTTTGTGCATGGCTTCTGGCCCTATCTACATACGCCGCGTATGCCAATTGACATACGAGGCGTATGAACTATCTGACACTCATACGCTTCGTATGTAATTGTCGAACCTCCCTTTGTCGAGGAACCCCATGCAAAACCCCTACTCGGAAATCTTTCGCGCTCCCGGAGCCAAAGGCTTTGCAGCCGCGGGCTTCATGGCGCGCCTGCCGATCGCCATGGCTCCAATCGGGATCGTGGCGATGCTGTCGCAGATGCGTGGTGAATACTGGCTTGCCGGCGCCGTCTCCGCGACATTCGCGCTGGCCAACGCATTCGTTGCGCCGCAGACATCAAGACTGGTGGATCGGCTCGGGCAGACGCGGATTGTCGTGCCCACCACCATCATCTCCGTACTGGCGTTCGCGGTTCTGATCGCCGCGGCCAATCAGGATTGGCCGGTATGGACATTGTTCGTATCGGCACTGCTGGCGGCGGCAATGCCGAGCATGCCCGCAATGGTGCGCGCGCGCTGGACCGAAATCTTCCGAGGCCGGCCCGAGATGAACACCGCGTTCGCCTTCGAATCAGCGGCGGACGAACTGGTCTATATTGCCGGGGCATCGCTGTCGGTGGGCCTGAGTGCCGCCCTGTTCCCGGAAGCGGGAATGCTGGCGAGCACAGTGTTCCTCGCCTTCGGTTCGACAGCCTTCATCCTGCAGCGCTCGACCGAGCCGCAAGTGCGGCCGGCAGAGCATCGTTTGCGCGGCTCGGCAATCCGCCTGCGGCAGGTTCAGATCATCACCTTCGCCCTGATCTTCATCGGCGCGACCTTCGCGACCACGGAAGTGAGCACGGTGGCGCTCACCAAGGAGCTTGGCCAACCGGGTGCCGCTAGCCTCGTTATCGGCGTCTACGCCCTTGGGTCGTTCGTTCTCGGCATCATCGTCGGGGCGCTCAACCTGAAGGCACCGCTGCAACGCCAGTTGGCAATCGCGGTCGCCATCATCGCGCTCACCGCATTGCTGCCGCTCACCGCCGGCACGGTGCCGCTGCTGGCGCTGACCGTCTTCGTCAGCGGCGTGGCGATCTCGCCGACCTTCATCACGGCGTTCGGCCTCATCGAGCGGCACGTGCCGGAGGCGATGCTGACGGAAGGCATCACCTGGGTAGCCACCGGCATTGGCATCGGCATGGCGCTGGGGTCGTTCGCCGCCGGCGCGGTGGTGGATGCGTTCGGCGCACAGAACGGGTTCTGGGTATCGGTAGCGTCGGGCGCTATCGCACTAGCCACCGTGCTGCTTGGCCAGCGCAGCCTTGCCAGCCGCAAAGACGATCCGAGCGGCAGCGAAGCAGCCGTCGTTCCCGCCTGATGGTCCATAAGGCGCCCGGTTCCAATACACCGGGCGCTTTTCGCGGCTAACCGTTCAGAGGATCTCGGTCTTGGCGATATGAATGCCAAACCCTTCGAGGCCGACATAGTGACGTTCGCGCGAGGCGATCAGGTT
The nucleotide sequence above comes from Mesorhizobium shangrilense. Encoded proteins:
- a CDS encoding MFS transporter, translating into MQNPYSEIFRAPGAKGFAAAGFMARLPIAMAPIGIVAMLSQMRGEYWLAGAVSATFALANAFVAPQTSRLVDRLGQTRIVVPTTIISVLAFAVLIAAANQDWPVWTLFVSALLAAAMPSMPAMVRARWTEIFRGRPEMNTAFAFESAADELVYIAGASLSVGLSAALFPEAGMLASTVFLAFGSTAFILQRSTEPQVRPAEHRLRGSAIRLRQVQIITFALIFIGATFATTEVSTVALTKELGQPGAASLVIGVYALGSFVLGIIVGALNLKAPLQRQLAIAVAIIALTALLPLTAGTVPLLALTVFVSGVAISPTFITAFGLIERHVPEAMLTEGITWVATGIGIGMALGSFAAGAVVDAFGAQNGFWVSVASGAIALATVLLGQRSLASRKDDPSGSEAAVVPA